The following proteins come from a genomic window of Pirellula staleyi DSM 6068:
- a CDS encoding DUF1549 and DUF1553 domain-containing protein → MRRLVASQTLRVWRYYFLALVSLMSITSMLAAEELVAEEASPLAVRDRFAKLEESPEPDFQRHVVPLLSNLGCSGRHCHGASQGQGNFKLSLFGYDFTADHQALVQGSRIDRRDASKSLLLQKPLAIVDHEGGQRIERGSWQHHLLQAWISAGGKRERSQRLLKLEIVPPELLLDSPGKSQRFSVVASWSDGSREEVTGLARIEVRDDTVAQLRKLNTVEAVGAGDTHLVAIYDALVVSAPVLVPYPAASSRALAATDHPVDHGVDRLVLEKLQKLGIEPAAICSDAEFLRRASLDIIGTLPTPSEVRTFLADKDEDKRTRKIDELLAHPMHAAWWSVKLAELTGGAPSQQSDAPQQFAQQWYDWLARRLAENMPYDQIVAGMLLAESRPAGATYRAYAEEMSSYFREADPADFASRATLPHFWSRKSLQEPRAKALAVSHTFLGIRLECAECHKHPHDQWTQQDFRELGKLLSAIEYGTAPDARDEQQRLVRELGSNLGPQQSISADLLAKAADGQVLPWRELFIAREVTPPRAILQLPVDGSATRDPRRIFYDWLLQENNPFFARAIVNRVWRGYFHRGLIDPTDDASPANPASHEPLLRYLSQAFVQKKYDLRWLHREIVTSATYQRSWRPVSSEVRDLRNASRFVPRRLPAEVLYDALKQVSLTTKELEAFARDPRQRAAGKLSPKLQGSYAMLAFGKPAGQAMCDCERSERTTLLQSIFTQNDPLVQLRLESTSWAAALARDELIDEAYLRTLSRFPTSDERDRVAAQLAELPADDREEAARSLLWSLINSKEFLLNH, encoded by the coding sequence ATGCGTCGGCTAGTAGCAAGTCAGACTCTTCGAGTATGGCGCTATTATTTTCTCGCGCTCGTTTCGCTGATGAGCATCACGAGCATGCTCGCTGCTGAGGAACTTGTAGCTGAGGAAGCCTCGCCACTCGCCGTGCGCGACCGGTTTGCGAAGCTCGAAGAATCACCGGAGCCCGATTTTCAGCGACACGTTGTTCCGCTGTTGTCGAATCTCGGCTGTAGTGGTCGCCACTGTCACGGCGCAAGCCAAGGGCAAGGCAATTTCAAGCTCTCCCTGTTTGGCTACGATTTTACAGCCGATCATCAAGCGCTCGTCCAAGGCTCGCGCATCGATCGGCGCGACGCGTCCAAAAGTCTCCTCCTCCAAAAGCCGCTCGCAATCGTCGACCATGAAGGGGGCCAGCGCATCGAGCGCGGCAGCTGGCAACATCACTTGCTGCAGGCCTGGATTAGCGCCGGTGGCAAGCGCGAGCGATCGCAGCGGCTGCTTAAACTCGAAATCGTTCCCCCCGAACTGCTCCTCGATTCACCCGGGAAATCGCAGCGGTTTTCGGTCGTGGCAAGTTGGTCGGATGGTTCGCGCGAAGAGGTGACGGGTCTAGCCCGCATAGAAGTGCGCGACGACACGGTCGCTCAGTTGCGCAAGCTCAACACCGTGGAAGCAGTCGGTGCTGGGGACACGCATTTGGTCGCCATCTACGACGCGCTGGTCGTCTCGGCTCCAGTCCTTGTCCCCTATCCAGCGGCCAGCTCGCGAGCACTCGCAGCGACCGATCACCCTGTCGATCACGGGGTGGATCGTTTGGTTCTCGAGAAACTTCAGAAGCTCGGGATCGAGCCGGCCGCGATCTGCAGCGATGCGGAATTCCTGCGGCGAGCGAGCCTCGACATCATCGGGACGCTCCCGACGCCGAGCGAAGTGCGAACGTTTCTCGCCGACAAGGACGAAGACAAACGTACGCGAAAAATCGACGAGCTGCTCGCGCATCCGATGCATGCCGCCTGGTGGAGTGTAAAGCTCGCGGAACTCACGGGCGGGGCACCCTCGCAGCAGAGCGATGCCCCGCAGCAGTTCGCGCAGCAGTGGTACGATTGGCTCGCGCGACGACTCGCCGAGAACATGCCGTACGACCAAATCGTCGCTGGGATGCTGCTGGCCGAAAGTCGTCCCGCAGGCGCAACCTATCGCGCGTATGCCGAGGAGATGTCGTCGTACTTTCGCGAGGCTGATCCCGCCGACTTTGCGTCGCGGGCCACGCTGCCCCACTTCTGGAGTCGTAAGTCGCTCCAAGAACCACGCGCCAAGGCGCTCGCGGTTTCGCACACGTTTCTCGGGATTCGTCTCGAGTGCGCGGAGTGTCACAAACATCCGCACGATCAATGGACGCAGCAAGATTTTCGTGAACTCGGGAAGTTGCTCTCGGCGATCGAGTACGGCACTGCTCCCGACGCGCGCGACGAGCAGCAGCGACTGGTGCGCGAACTAGGGAGCAACCTGGGCCCGCAGCAGTCGATCTCGGCCGACCTGTTGGCGAAGGCTGCCGATGGCCAAGTGCTGCCGTGGCGTGAGCTGTTTATCGCGCGCGAAGTAACTCCCCCCCGAGCGATTTTGCAGCTTCCGGTCGATGGTTCGGCGACTCGCGATCCACGCCGAATTTTCTACGACTGGCTTCTGCAAGAGAACAATCCATTCTTCGCGCGGGCGATCGTGAATCGTGTTTGGCGAGGCTATTTTCATCGCGGACTCATCGATCCGACCGACGACGCAAGTCCGGCAAACCCTGCTTCGCACGAGCCGCTGCTGCGTTATTTATCGCAAGCGTTTGTGCAAAAGAAGTACGACCTGCGGTGGCTCCATCGCGAAATTGTGACTAGCGCCACCTATCAGCGTTCGTGGCGACCAGTCTCGAGCGAGGTGCGCGATTTACGCAACGCGAGCCGCTTCGTCCCACGCCGCTTACCGGCTGAAGTTCTCTACGACGCCCTCAAGCAAGTCTCGCTGACGACAAAAGAGCTCGAAGCGTTTGCCCGCGATCCACGGCAGCGCGCCGCTGGCAAGTTATCCCCCAAGCTGCAAGGGAGCTACGCGATGCTCGCCTTTGGCAAACCGGCGGGGCAAGCGATGTGCGACTGCGAGCGGAGCGAACGGACCACGCTGCTGCAGTCGATCTTCACCCAGAACGATCCCCTCGTTCAGCTCCGGCTTGAGAGCACCAGCTGGGCCGCAGCTCTTGCGCGCGACGAGCTGATCGACGAGGCCTATTTGCGAACCCTCAGCCGCTTTCCGACGAGTGATGAGCGCGATCGCGTAGCCGCTCAGCTCGCCGAGCTACCGGCCGATGATCGTGAGGAAGCAGCGCGGTCGCTTCTGTGGTCGCTCATCAATAGTAAAGAGTTTTTGCTGAATCACTAA
- a CDS encoding sulfatase-like hydrolase/transferase: MLILADDLGYGDVRCYNPDAKVPTPNIDRLAREGMRFTDAHSPSTVCTPSRYGLMTGQMPFRVPGGGTVFTGVGGPSLITPGRLTLPAMLQQQGYVTAAVGKWHVGLTFRDSSGEPIKTSGVDAVRRVDFSRRIEGGPIDHGFDHFFGTACCPTTDWLYAFIDGDHIPTPPTSLLKRSTLPSHPYSEDCRLGLIAPDFEMQEVDTIFLQKSLEFIAEHARTSPQKPLFLFHATQAVHLPSFAGKDFRGKTEVGPHGDFLCQFDHIVGQLMQALDKHGLAENTLVILTSDNGPETTTVVHMRADHQHDGAKPWRGVKRDAWEGGHRLPLIVRWPGHVKPNTTSAELTSLTDIMATVAAITGAELDRDAAEDSLNMLPVLEGTANAPIRPYLLTQAFGGARTLSIRRGNWKYIDHRGSGGNNYEQGLMKPFALPDSAPEAPGQLYDLDTDPGETTNLYLQKPEIVKQLQTLLEQTQTTGRSRS; the protein is encoded by the coding sequence GTGCTTATACTTGCCGACGATCTCGGCTATGGCGATGTGCGCTGCTACAACCCCGACGCGAAGGTTCCCACACCCAACATCGATCGCCTCGCGCGTGAAGGGATGCGATTCACCGACGCCCATAGTCCATCGACCGTCTGCACGCCGTCGCGTTACGGTCTGATGACCGGTCAGATGCCGTTTCGCGTGCCGGGCGGCGGCACCGTCTTCACCGGAGTCGGTGGACCTTCGCTCATCACGCCGGGACGTCTCACACTCCCCGCCATGCTCCAGCAGCAAGGCTATGTCACTGCTGCTGTCGGCAAATGGCATGTCGGTCTCACCTTTCGAGACAGCAGTGGCGAGCCGATCAAGACGTCGGGAGTCGACGCTGTGCGCCGGGTTGATTTCTCGCGCCGCATCGAAGGGGGCCCTATCGATCATGGTTTCGATCACTTCTTCGGGACCGCCTGCTGTCCTACGACCGATTGGCTCTACGCCTTTATCGATGGCGACCATATCCCAACTCCTCCCACCAGTTTGCTAAAGCGCTCGACATTGCCCAGTCATCCGTATTCGGAAGATTGTCGCCTGGGACTCATCGCGCCTGACTTTGAGATGCAAGAGGTCGACACAATCTTTTTGCAAAAGAGCCTCGAATTCATCGCAGAACACGCACGCACCTCGCCTCAGAAACCGCTGTTCCTCTTTCATGCCACGCAGGCTGTACACCTTCCATCATTTGCTGGAAAAGACTTTCGCGGCAAGACAGAGGTTGGACCTCATGGCGATTTTCTCTGCCAGTTCGATCACATCGTGGGCCAGCTGATGCAGGCTCTCGACAAGCATGGACTCGCCGAAAACACGCTGGTCATCCTGACGAGCGACAACGGCCCCGAAACAACTACGGTTGTCCACATGCGGGCCGATCACCAGCACGACGGCGCGAAACCTTGGCGCGGTGTTAAACGCGACGCCTGGGAAGGGGGGCACCGGTTGCCACTGATCGTTCGCTGGCCTGGACACGTAAAGCCAAACACAACCAGCGCCGAGCTAACCAGCTTGACCGACATCATGGCGACCGTCGCCGCCATCACCGGCGCAGAACTCGATCGCGATGCGGCTGAAGACAGCTTGAACATGCTTCCCGTCCTCGAAGGGACAGCTAATGCTCCGATTCGCCCTTATCTGCTCACGCAGGCTTTTGGCGGAGCACGAACGCTTTCGATTCGCCGCGGCAACTGGAAATACATCGACCATCGCGGCTCGGGCGGCAACAACTACGAGCAAGGACTGATGAAACCGTTTGCTCTACCCGATAGTGCTCCCGAAGCGCCCGGTCAACTCTATGATCTCGATACCGACCCCGGCGAGACCACCAATCTCTATCTTCAAAAACCGGAAATCGTCAAACAGCTTCAGACCCTCCTCGAGCAAACCCAAACCACCGGCCGGAGCCGTTCTTGA
- a CDS encoding Gfo/Idh/MocA family oxidoreductase yields MTTNGSLNRKLRMALCGGGQGSFIGRVHATAAVLDNRAVLVAGALSSNAEKSKASAPDYDIPVARAYGSIHELVEKELALPADQRIDFVSVATPNHTHFEIAKTAAEAGFNVICDKPMTFDLKQAEELAEVVKKSGVVFAVTHNYTGYPLVRQARQMIASGELGEINAIRAFYIQGWLRTRLELSDQKQAAWRTDPKKSGIAGCFGDIATHAYNLARYMTGLLPETISCHLKTFEEGRALDDYGTAIVKFENGALGTVTASQISHGRENDMWIEIDGTKGSLVWRQEEPNAMVVRANGQPHKIYTRDPNAPHMNDMGRAACRLPSGHPEAFFEAFANIYRAAYDAMILRAEGKPFETKDTVYPNIHDGVEGMYFIEQCVASSQQGGSFLPIKHPLARK; encoded by the coding sequence ATGACCACCAACGGAAGCCTCAACCGTAAGCTGCGGATGGCTCTTTGCGGCGGCGGACAAGGGTCGTTCATCGGCCGGGTCCACGCCACTGCTGCTGTCCTCGATAACCGCGCGGTCCTCGTCGCCGGTGCCCTCTCGAGCAATGCCGAAAAGTCGAAAGCTTCGGCACCTGATTACGATATCCCTGTCGCCCGGGCCTATGGCTCGATCCACGAGCTGGTCGAGAAGGAACTCGCCCTGCCAGCCGATCAGCGGATCGACTTCGTTTCGGTCGCCACCCCCAATCACACCCACTTCGAAATCGCCAAGACCGCCGCTGAAGCGGGCTTCAACGTCATTTGCGATAAGCCGATGACTTTTGACCTGAAGCAGGCTGAAGAGCTGGCCGAGGTGGTGAAGAAGTCGGGCGTGGTGTTTGCCGTCACCCACAACTACACCGGCTATCCACTGGTGCGACAAGCGCGGCAGATGATCGCCAGCGGCGAGCTCGGTGAAATCAACGCCATCCGCGCGTTTTACATCCAAGGCTGGCTCCGGACGCGACTGGAGCTGAGCGATCAAAAGCAGGCTGCCTGGCGGACCGATCCCAAGAAGAGTGGCATCGCTGGCTGTTTCGGCGACATCGCCACGCACGCCTACAACCTGGCGCGCTACATGACCGGCTTGCTCCCTGAAACGATCAGCTGCCATCTCAAAACGTTTGAAGAGGGGCGAGCGCTCGACGACTACGGCACCGCGATCGTGAAGTTCGAAAACGGCGCGCTGGGAACGGTCACTGCGTCGCAGATCAGCCATGGTCGCGAGAACGACATGTGGATCGAAATCGACGGCACGAAGGGTTCGCTCGTGTGGCGTCAAGAAGAGCCGAACGCGATGGTCGTACGCGCGAACGGACAGCCTCACAAGATCTACACCCGTGATCCGAACGCGCCGCACATGAACGACATGGGCCGCGCTGCTTGCCGTTTGCCGAGCGGACACCCTGAAGCGTTTTTCGAGGCGTTTGCCAACATCTATCGCGCTGCTTACGACGCGATGATCCTCCGCGCTGAAGGCAAACCGTTCGAGACGAAGGATACCGTTTATCCGAACATCCACGACGGCGTGGAAGGGATGTACTTCATCGAGCAGTGCGTGGCGAGCAGCCAGCAAGGGGGCTCGTTCCTGCCGATCAAACATCCGCTGGCTCGCAAGTAA
- a CDS encoding IS5 family transposase has product MKHTTGKSYPSDVTDAEWEFLLPYLSLMREDVPQRAYSLRDQFNAMRYVVKTGIQWDFLPHEMPPWRAVYQQMRRWFEAGVFEEIAQDLRLMVRLLEGRDEQPTAVIMDARTLQSTPESGGRAGYDGAKKKKGSKANIAVDTLGNLLAVYITAANEQDRDQVAILSQRVQEVTGSNVEIAYVDQGYTGAAAAEQAEASSIRLQVIKHTETKRGFVLLPRRWVVERTFGWLSRFRRLARDYERLTVTLTNFHWLAFLTILLAKIYRQSQ; this is encoded by the coding sequence ATGAAACACACGACAGGGAAGTCGTATCCCAGCGACGTAACGGATGCGGAGTGGGAATTCCTGCTCCCTTACTTAAGCCTCATGCGCGAGGATGTGCCGCAGCGCGCCTATTCACTGCGCGACCAGTTTAACGCCATGCGCTACGTGGTGAAAACAGGAATCCAGTGGGACTTCCTGCCGCATGAAATGCCTCCGTGGCGGGCCGTCTATCAACAAATGCGACGCTGGTTCGAAGCGGGAGTCTTTGAGGAAATTGCGCAAGACCTCAGGCTGATGGTGCGTCTTTTGGAAGGACGTGACGAACAGCCAACCGCTGTGATCATGGATGCTCGAACGCTGCAATCGACTCCTGAAAGTGGAGGCCGCGCGGGATACGACGGCGCGAAGAAAAAGAAGGGTTCGAAGGCCAATATTGCCGTCGATACACTGGGAAATCTGCTGGCGGTTTACATCACTGCAGCCAATGAGCAAGACCGCGACCAAGTCGCCATCCTCTCGCAGAGAGTGCAAGAGGTGACGGGCAGCAACGTGGAGATAGCGTACGTCGATCAAGGCTATACGGGCGCCGCAGCAGCCGAGCAGGCTGAAGCATCCTCGATAAGATTACAAGTTATAAAACATACCGAGACCAAGCGAGGCTTTGTCCTATTGCCACGCCGCTGGGTTGTTGAGCGCACCTTTGGTTGGCTGAGTCGCTTCCGCCGTCTCGCGCGTGATTATGAGAGACTCACCGTCACGCTCACCAACTTCCACTGGCTCGCCTTCCTCACCATACTCCTCGCAAAAATCTACAGACAAAGTCAATAA
- a CDS encoding DUF1501 domain-containing protein, with product MQNYLGKLTRRLLLARSATLGSWMTAATLAGSLRSGISAAESTPHARQLPQRAGILVFLSGGPAHQDTFDLKPDAPAEFRGQFQPIASKTSGLAICEHLPRIAAMTDKLAVIRAVSHNLPDHGLGSRYVLTGNRPTPVMQFPSLGSVISKEQTGPADLPRYVAIDRDNEGPGFLGAQFGALETGEHPRVGRPFSIRGITLEEGVTIEQFSRRRNLAREVDQLFAGLEDLDDEVRALDQFSEQAYRIISSKRAREAFDLSQEKPTISARFGSHEHSQSYLLAARLIEAGVRFVTVIVDGWDTHQANFKTLKETLLPSLDQNVSALLTTLGDKGLLETTSVLITGEFGRTPKINGGAGRDHWAQAMTSLLAGGGVQGGALIGKTDARAAEPVGDSFSPDDLAATFFHTLGVPSSREYPSGTGRPITLVREGKVIREICA from the coding sequence ATGCAAAACTATTTAGGAAAACTGACGCGGCGATTGCTCCTGGCGCGCTCGGCGACGCTGGGAAGCTGGATGACGGCAGCCACGCTCGCGGGCTCGCTCCGCAGCGGAATTTCCGCCGCCGAATCGACTCCGCACGCGCGTCAGCTTCCACAGCGGGCGGGCATTCTCGTCTTCCTTTCGGGAGGGCCCGCGCATCAAGACACGTTCGACCTGAAGCCTGATGCGCCAGCGGAGTTTCGTGGCCAGTTCCAGCCGATTGCTTCCAAGACTTCAGGCCTGGCGATCTGCGAGCATTTGCCGCGCATCGCAGCGATGACCGACAAGCTCGCCGTGATCCGCGCGGTGTCGCATAACTTGCCCGATCATGGACTCGGGTCCCGTTATGTCTTGACCGGCAATCGCCCCACCCCGGTGATGCAGTTTCCTTCGCTCGGCAGCGTGATTAGCAAAGAGCAAACAGGACCTGCCGATCTGCCGCGTTACGTCGCGATCGATCGCGATAACGAGGGGCCCGGTTTTCTTGGCGCTCAGTTTGGAGCACTCGAAACCGGAGAACACCCGCGCGTCGGGCGACCGTTCTCCATACGCGGCATCACCCTCGAAGAGGGAGTGACGATCGAGCAGTTCTCCAGGCGTCGTAACCTAGCGCGCGAGGTCGATCAGCTCTTTGCCGGGCTCGAAGATTTAGATGACGAGGTTCGCGCGCTCGATCAATTTTCCGAGCAAGCGTATCGCATCATCAGCAGCAAGCGGGCCCGCGAGGCATTTGATCTATCGCAAGAAAAACCGACGATTTCTGCACGATTTGGCTCGCACGAGCATAGTCAAAGCTACTTGCTTGCCGCCCGCTTGATCGAAGCTGGAGTCCGGTTTGTGACCGTGATTGTCGATGGCTGGGACACGCATCAAGCGAACTTCAAAACGCTGAAGGAAACGCTTCTTCCCTCGCTCGATCAGAATGTGAGTGCCCTGCTCACGACCCTCGGCGATAAGGGTTTACTCGAGACCACCTCGGTGCTGATCACTGGCGAGTTTGGACGTACCCCCAAAATCAACGGCGGCGCGGGGCGCGATCACTGGGCGCAGGCGATGACCAGTTTGCTCGCCGGTGGCGGGGTGCAAGGTGGCGCGCTGATCGGCAAGACCGATGCCCGTGCTGCTGAACCTGTGGGGGATAGTTTTTCGCCCGACGATCTCGCGGCGACCTTCTTTCACACGCTCGGTGTGCCGTCATCGCGCGAGTATCCTTCCGGCACCGGTCGCCCGATCACGCTGGTGCGCGAAGGGAAAGTGATTCGCGAGATTTGCGCTTAG
- a CDS encoding three-Cys-motif partner protein TcmP yields the protein MSDVPLLPGMEPFVAAKPPKEKAKKNNSQYLWIPGEDPPELGQHSLAKHRILRNYLETYVAILTSNRVVEKLNLSLVDGFSGGGAYRSPVTGERIAGSPILMLDAMASAEARANEGKTKPFKIDADFYFIEQQKPTIEYLTHEISECESAHGKHEQIHILPGSFAQHIDRVIKEIKSKGRRHRAIFLLDQYGYTDVTLVNIRKIFRELPFAEVILTFAVDWLADFVNESEKFESALRNLELSDKRDLLVQIRQQHAADWRPTIQHLLHQHFYEKSGADCYTPFFINSTESHRAYWLLHFSKHATARNAMVDLHWSMQNHFQHFGKAGFEMLLGYDPSKINDSKMLPFDFGSDAASQTHESLLIGLPERLSRFGETISFKHFFETVVNETPATKQMIAIAARQLTKDHEIEVIRADGKLRKNGVIIHDDDLLRLPATKSLFLPRKDDK from the coding sequence ATGAGTGATGTACCGCTGTTACCGGGGATGGAGCCATTCGTTGCCGCGAAGCCCCCGAAGGAAAAAGCGAAAAAGAACAACTCTCAGTACCTCTGGATTCCGGGGGAGGATCCGCCTGAACTAGGTCAACACAGTTTGGCGAAGCATCGGATTCTTCGGAACTATCTCGAGACTTACGTCGCAATTCTTACCTCCAATCGAGTCGTCGAAAAGCTTAATCTTTCGCTGGTGGACGGGTTTTCTGGCGGAGGGGCATATCGAAGCCCAGTGACCGGCGAAAGGATTGCCGGCTCACCCATACTGATGTTGGACGCGATGGCATCGGCAGAAGCAAGGGCGAACGAGGGAAAAACGAAGCCGTTCAAGATCGACGCCGACTTCTACTTCATCGAGCAACAGAAGCCGACGATTGAGTACCTCACGCATGAGATTAGTGAATGCGAATCCGCTCACGGAAAACACGAACAGATTCATATACTTCCCGGTAGCTTTGCGCAACACATTGATCGGGTCATCAAAGAGATAAAGTCCAAGGGGCGGCGACATCGCGCCATCTTTCTGCTCGACCAATACGGCTACACCGATGTCACGCTTGTGAACATTAGGAAGATATTTCGCGAGCTTCCTTTCGCCGAAGTAATTCTCACGTTCGCAGTCGATTGGCTTGCCGATTTCGTGAACGAGTCAGAGAAGTTCGAATCTGCGCTCCGGAATTTGGAACTATCAGACAAGCGGGACTTGCTTGTGCAGATACGGCAGCAACACGCGGCTGACTGGCGACCGACGATTCAGCACTTGTTGCATCAACATTTCTATGAGAAAAGCGGGGCTGACTGCTATACGCCATTCTTTATCAACTCGACTGAATCTCACCGAGCCTATTGGCTGCTGCACTTTTCAAAACACGCAACTGCACGAAATGCAATGGTCGATCTACATTGGAGTATGCAGAATCACTTTCAGCATTTTGGCAAAGCGGGTTTCGAAATGCTTCTTGGCTACGATCCAAGTAAAATAAATGATTCTAAAATGCTGCCATTCGATTTCGGCTCGGATGCAGCGTCACAAACGCACGAATCTCTGCTCATCGGGCTGCCTGAACGTCTTTCAAGGTTTGGGGAAACGATCTCCTTTAAGCACTTCTTTGAGACGGTGGTCAATGAAACGCCCGCGACGAAACAGATGATTGCAATAGCTGCTCGACAATTGACAAAGGACCATGAAATCGAAGTTATTAGAGCTGATGGTAAGTTGCGAAAGAATGGTGTAATTATTCATGACGATGATCTGCTTCGTCTGCCTGCAACCAAGTCACTTTTCCTGCCGAGAAAAGATGATAAATAG
- a CDS encoding IS5 family transposase translates to MKHTTGKSYPSDVTDAEWEFLLPYLSLMREDAPQRSYSLRDQFNAMRYVVKTGIQWDFLPHEMPPWRAVYQQMRRWFEAGVFEEIAQDLRLMVRLLEGRDEQPTAVIMDARTLQSTPESGGRAGYDGAKKKKGSKANIAVDTLGNLLAVYITAANEQDRDQVAILSQRVQEVTGSNVEIAYVDQGYTGAAAAEQAEASSIRLQVIKHTETKRGFVLLPRRWVVERTFGWLSRFRRLARDYERLTVTLTNFHWLAFLTILLAKIYRQSQ, encoded by the coding sequence ATGAAACACACGACAGGGAAGTCGTATCCCAGCGACGTAACGGATGCGGAGTGGGAATTCCTGCTCCCCTATTTGAGCCTCATGCGTGAGGATGCGCCGCAGCGTTCCTATTCACTGCGCGACCAGTTTAACGCCATGCGCTACGTGGTGAAAACAGGAATCCAGTGGGACTTCCTGCCGCATGAAATGCCTCCGTGGCGGGCCGTCTATCAACAAATGCGACGCTGGTTCGAAGCGGGAGTCTTTGAGGAAATTGCGCAAGACCTCAGGCTGATGGTGCGTCTTTTGGAAGGACGTGACGAACAGCCAACCGCGGTGATCATGGATGCGCGGACGCTGCAATCGACTCCTGAAAGTGGAGGCCGCGCGGGATACGACGGCGCGAAGAAAAAGAAGGGTTCGAAGGCCAATATTGCCGTCGATACACTGGGCAATCTGCTGGCGGTTTACATCACTGCAGCCAATGAGCAAGACCGCGACCAAGTCGCCATCCTCTCGCAGAGAGTGCAAGAGGTGACGGGCAGCAACGTGGAGATAGCATACGTCGATCAAGGCTATACGGGCGCCGCAGCAGCCGAGCAGGCTGAAGCATCCTCGATAAGATTACAAGTTATAAAACATACCGAGACCAAGCGAGGCTTTGTCCTATTGCCACGCCGCTGGGTTGTTGAGCGCACCTTTGGTTGGCTGAGTCGCTTCCGCCGTCTCGCGCGTGATTATGAGAGACTCACCGTCACGCTCACCAACTTCCACTGGCTCGCCTTCCTCACCATACTCCTCGCAAAAATCTACAGACAAAGTCAATAA
- a CDS encoding polysaccharide pyruvyl transferase family protein — protein sequence MINTYWWQGGGGSRNFGDKLGPALIEQLSGKRVCHSTIEDSDILAIGSVLEPWFWPKDSWRKYSGAIWGVGRMFGQVPFDLPAANSIAVRGLLSKSRLANSVNREVVTGDPGLLCPLLHHGLTGPARKLGVWPHWSELSHPAFKTLAASSPDITFIDPCGDIRETLDRASKCEFIASSSLHGLITADALGIPRCWLRLNTGNEDRAGMPEFKYRDYFSVYSSPPPDPLLLSSTTRLAEIVQNASSVDRNEVCLIQTTLAKCFPFGKAPTI from the coding sequence ATGATTAACACTTATTGGTGGCAAGGAGGCGGTGGCTCAAGAAATTTTGGTGACAAACTTGGACCGGCTCTGATAGAGCAACTTAGCGGTAAGCGGGTTTGCCACTCCACGATCGAAGACAGCGACATCCTTGCTATAGGAAGCGTTCTAGAACCCTGGTTTTGGCCGAAAGACTCCTGGCGCAAGTACAGTGGAGCAATTTGGGGAGTGGGGCGCATGTTTGGGCAAGTTCCATTCGATCTTCCCGCTGCAAATTCTATCGCAGTTCGAGGGCTACTCTCCAAAAGTCGGCTGGCTAATTCAGTTAACCGAGAGGTGGTCACTGGCGATCCTGGACTACTCTGTCCTCTGCTGCATCACGGTTTGACAGGGCCAGCCCGCAAACTCGGCGTTTGGCCACACTGGAGTGAACTATCGCACCCGGCGTTCAAAACACTCGCGGCAAGTTCCCCAGACATCACGTTCATTGATCCCTGCGGTGATATTCGGGAAACACTAGACCGAGCCAGCAAATGTGAATTCATCGCCTCGTCGTCACTACATGGCTTGATTACGGCGGATGCCTTGGGGATTCCCAGGTGCTGGCTTCGCCTCAACACCGGAAATGAAGATCGGGCAGGTATGCCCGAGTTCAAGTACCGCGACTATTTTTCTGTCTATTCATCCCCCCCTCCTGATCCATTGCTCCTCTCCTCGACCACTCGCTTAGCCGAAATCGTCCAAAATGCCTCTTCGGTGGATCGTAACGAAGTGTGTCTCATCCAGACGACGCTGGCAAAGTGCTTTCCCTTTGGGAAAGCCCCAACAATCTAG